The sequence below is a genomic window from Brevibacillus laterosporus.
TATCGTTACAATATTGGTATCAACGCCCATGCCTGCTCCGTCTTGTAACACATCATTAGCTACAATCATGTCCAGGTTTTTACGGAGCATTTTGTCTAGTGCATGCTTCTCGATCTCTTGCGTCTCCGCTGCAAATCCGACTAACAGCTGATGTGTTTTCTGTTCTCCTAACGTTCGCAGGATATCTGGAGCCTTTACAAGAGAGAGTGTAAAATCTTCCCTCGCTGTTTTCTTTACCTTATGGGTATACACCTGTTCAGGGCGATAATCAGAAACAGCAGCTGACTTAATCACAACATCCGTCTGTGGATAAACTTGTAAAACGGCTTCCAACATCTCTTGCACCGATTCTACTGGAACAAAAGTAACTCCAGTGGGAATAGAGAGTGCAGTGGGCCCACTAACTAAGGTTACCTCCGCACCACGGTCACGAGCTGCTTCTGCAATCGCATAACCCATTTTACCGCTCGAATAATTGGAAATATAACGAACCGGATCAATTTTTTCGCGTGTAGGTCCTGCTGTCACAACAATTTTTTGCCCTTGTAAATCCTGATGCGTTGAAGAATGTAATGATTTGCTCGTAAGCTCTTTCTGTTCAAAAAAGCGAATAACCGCCTCCACAATTTGTTCAGGTTCTGCTAAGCGCCCTTTGCCTACCCATCCACAAGCCAGCATTCCTTCATTAGGCTCTACCATCGTAACCCCATAGGAAAGCAAGCGCTGCATATTAGCTTGTACAGCCGGATGGTTATACATATTTACATTCATGGCTGGTGCTACCATTACTGGAGCAGTCGTAGCCAATAACATGGTGGAGAGCATATCATCAGCAATTCCGTTTGCATATTTTCCGATGATGTTAGCTGTAGCGGGAGCCAGAATGACCAGGTCAGCTCGGTCCGCTACGTCTATATGTGAGATTACTCCTGGAACCGGTTCGGCAAACGTATCCGTATATACGGGTTGATGCGATAATGCTTCAAATGTAATAGGTTGTACGAATCGACAAGCATTAGCCGTCAATACGACGTTTACATTAGCTCCAGCCTGCGTCAATTTACTTGTTAAGGCTGCTGCTTTATAGGCGGCAATTCCACCGGACACACCGAGAACAATCTGTTTATGTTGTAAGATACTCATGGTACAGCTCCTTTCTCGCCATCCTACGCAAAAAAACAACCTTCAATAAGTGGTTGAGTGTTTTGCATTCATTCAGTTATCGTATCATGTTTTATTGTTATATTGGCTTTCTCTGCTATCGAGTATATATTTTTTATAACCTTTTGTAACCTCTTTTACCTATTTTGGTCTTAAATTTGTCCCATTTATAAATGGGCCTTCCCAAGATGATTAGGCGATATCGATTACTCCATCATCCTCTTTAAACAAAACAAACCCCCATCATGTCAATGACATAAAGAGAGTTTGTCTACAGTTTAAAGCAATCTTCTAGAGGTTGTTTTTTCTTGTATTATTTTACTGCTGGAGTCTCGTACGGTAATCTGTCAGAGATGATCTCTTCTAAAGATTGCCCTACAAATTTTTTAGAGAAAGGTTTTTCAATCTGCATATCATTTTCTTCACGAAGTTGACGCGCACGCTTAGATGCAAGTGTCACCAATGTGTATTTGCTACCTACTTTATCTACAAGTTTATCAATAGATGGATATAACATGTATTATACCTCCTTAAGCCATTTCAAAAATTTATGAACCTGACGATCTTTTTTCAAATG
It includes:
- the coaBC gene encoding bifunctional phosphopantothenoylcysteine decarboxylase/phosphopantothenate--cysteine ligase CoaBC, coding for MSILQHKQIVLGVSGGIAAYKAAALTSKLTQAGANVNVVLTANACRFVQPITFEALSHQPVYTDTFAEPVPGVISHIDVADRADLVILAPATANIIGKYANGIADDMLSTMLLATTAPVMVAPAMNVNMYNHPAVQANMQRLLSYGVTMVEPNEGMLACGWVGKGRLAEPEQIVEAVIRFFEQKELTSKSLHSSTHQDLQGQKIVVTAGPTREKIDPVRYISNYSSGKMGYAIAEAARDRGAEVTLVSGPTALSIPTGVTFVPVESVQEMLEAVLQVYPQTDVVIKSAAVSDYRPEQVYTHKVKKTAREDFTLSLVKAPDILRTLGEQKTHQLLVGFAAETQEIEKHALDKMLRKNLDMIVANDVLQDGAGMGVDTNIVTIYQQDQEPIHLDKMSKRDVAERLLDVMKHSLKASVQES
- a CDS encoding DNA-directed RNA polymerase subunit omega produces the protein MLYPSIDKLVDKVGSKYTLVTLASKRARQLREENDMQIEKPFSKKFVGQSLEEIISDRLPYETPAVK